In the genome of Bombyx mori chromosome 13, ASM3026992v2, the window cgaaggtaacggacgtatcgccattttcatagttcgtgacatctactgtgtagcgtatcttcatcaaacgAAATctcataaaaacagcatggctgttaatgatgtctgggaaagaattaaaaactctttttctcttcaatgctCTATtcacgaattaaaaaggaggagaaattcgtgagacattcgtaaatatgtgtaggaggaagcgcaaacgggttcgcaaattgagtatgcgaatcCATTTCCACAgctgctaagtttgcgaatgaatgttgcccgcatgtgagtggccggcattataATAGACTGGACGATGAccgagtggtttttttttttgataaattgtattttttagaaattatatttaaatacgaattacatattgataaaatggtgaaatattccaagatcgtttaggcatttttaagtggcttcgggtggcttagcAACGGCATCTGccgaaatagctttagtgttattgtgtctttaaaacaattatgaaaaatagttttactattcgccaatagatgtcgggaattatcgataaagttgattattgaaaacacgaaaaaaacaacattttctgaaaataaatcgtagctagatcgatttatcgcctcagaaatcccctgtatactaaattttatgaaaatcgttggagtcgtttccgagattcagattatatgtatatatatatacaagaattgctcgtttaaaggtataagattagtaGTCCATCTTGATATTGCCTGAGTCGAGAGGTATTTCGTCAATCGATATAAAGGAGCCTtcggaaattattattttgcaaaaCTACGGCTTGAAACTATTTTATAATCAGGTGGGTGTTTTGCTGTTTCTAGTTATTATCGAGAAGTTGTTTgtgtaatcaataaaaaaaaattgtaaatagtaTATCTTAACGAACTGTTAAGAAGAAAATGCAAAATGAGTGAAATGGATTTTAATCTTAAGGTGTAGAAGTGAttaaggtcgaatttcgatcactgAGCGAACATCagttattacatttaaatactaGAAAAAAGCCGTTATCGTATTATAATATTCTTCGATCGTTTCTCTCGCGGCTTGTGATCAATATCTTATTTAAACGATATAAGCCTtaaagttttgatttttatgattCAGGTTTATATTAgtattgtatataataataataattcacttatttattagataataataaaaaattttattgcttagatggcaggacgagctcacagcccacctagtgttaagtggttactggagcccatagacatctacaacgtaaatgcgccacccaccctgagatataagttctaagatctcagtatagttgcaacggctgccctacccttcagaccgaaacgcattactgcttcacagcagaaataggcagcgcggtggtacctacccgcgcggactcacaagaggtcctaccgccccTGAAAGTACTACCGCCAGTTGATTTTACCTTCCGGATCAACTACCAAATttcaaatagaaaaattggtaggtacCCGCTTGCGCGATttaaacaccggtgcatcgctacatacgaatgcaccggacgtcttatcctttaggccaggacgacttcaaaatgttcGATTGTATCAAATCAAAATTGAATCACTCAGTTCAATGAAATCAAACTTCAATTgagaataatataaaatttttcaatatccATCAGTTTTCCAGAGGTAAAAATTCTTTTTTGTgtacaaaatgtattttccttTGCACGCCCACTTGATTTTCGTGCATGatttaatttttctattgaaggTGATGCCGGAGGAACTCGTTTGAGTCAGGACTCGGTTCGTTGGGCATTTCACACGTGTTTGCTGAATCTTGAACCAAATCAAACACACCGCATTCGAACCTTCAGAGTATTACTAACAAGAGGACTGCTTTCGTTCGTgtttcttcaagccgaaatcaTCCTTTACTTTGTAAAATACTCTTACAGAATATAGATAtgtggggggggggggagggttgtatgatggctacccgccacagatacataatatttttaataccaaACAAATATTACATTCGTTTCTACGCCTCATATATTGGTTGATAGGTGGACAAATTTACTATTGCAAACAGAATATCTGACATTACCAAATTTCACTATAACGCTATAGTAATTGACGCCGtttacacgtcattacggatcctcctgatccattaacggtgcttttaggtaccacaagcaccggtcaccgtcctcgtcgaacccgtcgcttgcgacgaagggctcgacgagcgaattaacccacagacacagcccactgagtttctcgccggatcttctcagtgggtcgcgtttccggacgagctcacagcccacctggtgttaagtggttactggagcccatagacatctacagcgtaaacgcgccacccatctcgagatataagttctaaggtttcaagtatagtagttacaacggctaccccacccttcgaaacgaaacgcattactgctgaaatagggggggtggtggtgccttctgcgaagcactgctcttgctagggccagtgctaccAACACTCAGGTTTGAGTCCCCGCATTTTTTAGGAAGTGAGCTATAACGTATagcaaaattttttattgagctCTGTTTTATTCGTCGATTATAGTCCATGTTTTTTAAAAGACACTTGATGTTCGGAGTGTAGGTATAAATGTCCTGGTCTCGAGTTATTTTTCCCAAAGCCCATAACATACGAAAACGAAACAGCTTAGGGCGGTAGctgagttaaaaaaaactttaattataatGCTCTGGTACAATTAAAAACCAATTTCTTCTACAAAATCATTTACATCATTAAGTAAATTATCAATACAAAATTCTCATTGATCGAAGTTAGTGAAAAAATCCTTAATCTACGTGATTTTATtttgaacaattttattttattaccttgAACACGAGAAATACTCGTGATGAATGAATTAATGGAGAACACTCATTACTGCCGACCGCACGAATATATTCCTAAGAGATGGGCAGCAAAGGAAAATGATCCGATTTATCACGGAAATGCTTTCATTTGCCCACATTCCGTCTAGCTTTTAGAACGTTTGTAAGGAGTATTACTCTCGTATATGTAGGCCAGTACAAAAGGAGAAAATTACAATGGTTTGCATGATTCCAATTTTTTATGAGACCGTATTTTATGAGTGCTTTTGGAAACGAATCTTTTGTGTCGTATACTGATGCTTCATATTTCTGTGTGTTTATTGCTACGCTATCAGATGATATTACAAACCACACACTAGTTAGTGGCTCTCGTCGCTTCTTTATTTCAGaaacaggtggtaggacctcttgtgagtccgcacgggtaggtaccaccaccctgcccatttctgccgtgaagcagtaatgcgtttcggtttgaagggtgtggcagccattgtaattatactgaaaccttaagACTTAGATCTCAAagtgtgtgacgcatttacgttgtagatgtctatgggctccagtaaccacttaaccacccatccaactatctaagcaaaaaaaataatcgtgaTTTAACCACCCTGACCGTTTACTAATACCAAAAAGAGCCCATTTTTCATTGCGAATGGCAATGCGGTCACAATCTCCCCGTTTCTACGTCTGTTAAGGAACGCAACGAATGCCTTTTGTATTCGTCGTGCTGGTGATCTTTCAGTTCGTGCAGCACCCACTAATTAAGTGTTTTATCTTGACAATTTGACGCCAATggaccaatattgttttgataatCATTTTGAAAGCTGCTACTGACTCAGCAGTAAattgagtatcgtcagcttTAATTTTTATCGCATTTAATGTGTCGTGGCTGCGTTTAGTTTTCGGGCGACCACGAGGTTCAACTTTTAGATAAAAACTATCATTATGAATAATCACTATTACTTATCGAAATTGTGTCTTTATgattatcaatatttaaaaaaaaatgaacttaaaatctgaacctatttctgccgtgaagcagtaatgcttttcggtttgaagggtggggtagccgttgtgacaataatgagaccttagaactatacctcaaggtgtgtggcgcatttacgttatagatgtctatgggctccagtaaccacttaacaccaggtgggctgtgagctcgtccacacatctcagcaataaaaaaaaaaaactactgttATGATGTTGATAAgatattacatacataaaacaaaagCATCGTGCTATCTTTATTTTAGTATACAAGTTAACACTCCTAAGAATATGTAACAACCATGAAAACTTAATGGAGATATTTGATCTCCATATGAAGAGAACGTAGAGATGTAAATGTgtattaaactatataaaatgtttagttataattttatttctgtatGGCCACGAAACAAGGCGATCTAAGACAAAATGAAGACGAGGATCTCTGTTTTCTGCAAGTCACCCACTCATTGACGACGTAAACCTGTGCTATGAAGCAATACGGCTGGAGGGcgtcatataatattatatttagcgTACACCACTTTATTCCAccttttttgtcttttattttaagcaattaaaatgagatatataatacaattttgaGAATTGGTTTATGTACTTACTTACgtacttatatataaataatataccggTATCAGACTGAGGTTCTTTTTGGGTCAGTGACAGAGAGAAGAGAAGTGATGATAATTAGACATTATGAAATCCTATTTTATGAGAATTAAAGCATCGATGTTGATAACCCCTGATAAAAGTGTATCTACCAATTAACCATACAACGTGTTCGCGTCTGTACACTTACCATTCACAGCAATAAAAATTGTCTCACTAGCTTTATCTTTGATTAAAACACACAATATTTTTTCGGGAAAAATTCATTGTACACGAACGAATATTATTAGCCAGTACATGAACTACCTTAGTTTCTCCAGTAAAAAACGCTTTTGTTATGTATAGtgaaagatttattttattttatttttattgcctttgtaggcagacgagaatacagcccacctgaggtgagtggttaccgtcacccatttacgtcagcaatgacaggagcagagtcgagccgctgcctaccgcttaatactctccacaagcctgaaGCCAcaagtttgaagaagaacatgtcgtagcgctcgggaaactcaggggagctcattccaaagctggatagtacgtggcaaaaaagtgcGGTACTATAATTCGGGAGTATTGGTATTAAAATAGTTATACAAAAGGTTACTCCTTAGATCGATACACCCGACGTCTTATTACGAAGTCAAGTAATTATGTTACCGTGTAAAGATAGGTAGAATTTTCTAGAACCTTTATGGAATACTCAAACTACCGTCATCgtatccgtgaccacgaaaactgtcaaggatTCGAAAAGtccgaaataatataatggcaGTAAAAATGTGAGTGCATGTAGATTTAATCTTGTTTAAGATTCgtaaaaaccgaagaaaataaacTCGTCTTACTTAGTCTAGTTTGAAAACCAGCTTCACATAATGTAAGATAAGTATGTTCCGGGCTTAATTCTAGCCCAGAATGCGGAGGCACGCATGAACGCCACCCATATGAACAATATTGAGGTTGCTCCGGCTAAGAAATGCATGGCACGGAATATTAAGCAGGATACGGAGTCATTACAGAGGAACTAGCTTGGTAATTTATTTGTTGTGAAGCTAATAATAATCAGGATAAATACAATGTCAATGCTATGAGTAACCTAAGAACGTGTTTACAATAAGttttttatcaatttcaaaGTAAGCTAGGATagttggataattttttttggtaggCCGTTCTCaggtatttaaaattgaaatcagtgatagatataaaaattaaaggATCTACATTAACTATCCTTAGCTAGTTGTTTTTTCTACATTTGGTGTGCTTGATATATCTCACAAAAATGCTTTTTTTCGTATTAATTACCAACATTTTTCATTACAATATTATAGTACTGATGAAGAACATAATATGTGATAATCGTTTTATTGTGAGTAATTGAAActaattcatttttcattttcgattatatctttttataaggAGTTTGCTTTAAACCAAAATTTCACATCACTCATAtcgaaaaaaatctattgttcGATAGCAGTacttttttctgaatgaaaggTACCTATTTACTCTCTATGTCTTCTTCTGCATCCCAGTCAAAGTGTATGTAAAATTTTACGAAGAGTGGCTGAGTTGTTAAGACGTCAAACCCTAACAAACAAACTCACTTTGGCATTTACAATATTAAGTATGAatggtattatattttatttactatcatTGGCCGGTTGAAATTATTACGTTGATTGGTTTTTGAATACGGAATGAGAGTGCGTAATTAATGCCAGTGTTGTTATCATCGATCGATTTCACTGATAACTAACGAGAATGTGTAATTGATAAACCGTGTCTTCTTAATGCACGAGTCTCAGGATATCCCCATGTGACAGTATCGGTCTGTTCAATTTACACACAGATGTTGGGGTCTAATTAGAATATGAAAATTTGGCACACAAAATGAAAATTTGGCACACGAAGCAGTGATAGTAGAATATCCGTTAGTAGTGCCAAAAGTTTTGAATCATTGGCAAGTTCTAGGAGTGAATATTGGTCTTTAGAGAAACTTATTGAGAGAATATTAGAAtgcgacaaaaacaaaaaacaaaattttttctTTTACATGCGTCTGCAGCTATCACAACGTGAAAACTGTCACCCATTTCGTAGCCTCTAAGAAAACCAGACTGGACCTCGGATATCTCAATTGTTTATTATAACTATTGTtctaccgttcaaaccgaaacgtattagtGCTTTGCaatagaaataggctgggtggtcgTTTAGTAGATTGGCCTCAACCATCTTCGGCCCTGGCCTCTACCATCTTGACCACTGAGTCCTACGTGATACGTAGCACTTATTCGTAGgagtaaaaaaatacttaaccaCAATGTACAGGAATCTCCGACATAAATATTCATAGAACCCgcaaatttcaataaaacatcACTAGTATATAGGGCAAACTACGTATTTGCATATCTCTAGTagttaataattattagaaCTGGGGATGTGTCAACATGAGCTCATGAATTCTGAACGCATCCACGGTTTCTTAAATAATTGCGTTTGCATTACGTGATCATTGAGTGTGTTATTATCACTGCATATGACGACAAAACGTGAACATATAAACTTAGATCCTGGTCATTCGTTTTCGAAGAATAGACATGTTTAAATTTTCTATGGAACAAATACACGTTACATAACCATATtcatgatgaaataaaaaaacgtttctataaaaataatggcATGTAGTTATATAGCAGCAGCTTATTTTTGCAGCAAGATACTAAAGTGCTGCGCTAGTGAAAATTCTAGGTGCACAGATGTCAATATGTATCaagtctatatataaatatataaatctcaCACTGACGGCGGGCGGCGGCGTTCTTGTTGAAATGTTTATAGGCTCTGGTACGTGTATATCGGTCGGGCCTTAGTGACAAAAGAACATCATGAGGTAATCAAGAATATAATTTGGAATgtaattttgaagtgaaaacttctttagaatcgttgtgatttcaaaccggatgcaacggaaaaaacgactggtaagagacacaaatacaaaaatgtgtaggatgaagccagcaaagaatgagacagaaatatacatactatttaatacagcgccatctgtgagattttttaatactaacgtgtgtatgaaagctcttgtagtgaattttaatttaggattatacgtgaaattaaaattttgaatttgaatttgaattgaatttatcaattcacagagggcggtaccttacaattatttactaatgacaaaattttacatatacttaagacgtttaggataattgcattttaattttggaaagtttcacttctaccacgtgtgaattgcacacattttgttttttttttaaatatgtcatAGTTATTGTCGTGGTATATCTTGTGACAAATCCGCAATGACATACGAAAAAGCCGCCCAGAACGCGGCACAAGCAACTACGTCCTCTTGATTTTGTACGTTCATTGTGTCACCTTCACTGTGATGAAACCAAAAGTAACGCTCATTCTCGTTCAATAATGATGCCCCGGGAATTCCCTTTTGCACGAATAACGTCATATCCGAGCCCGGATATTCACTTTCCTTCATTTTATCAATGGGTGTAAACAGTTTCAGTACTTCAGCTATAATGCAACGAGCATTGGTACTGCCGGCGACATCTAACCCTAGAGGCTTGAACGTCCCTTCATCAGATTCCatgataaaatttatatttgaagtttCGTTAATGTGTTTTGTTAGATATGCTTCAGCACCTATCAGACCGGGCTCTTCTGCAGTCCATAGTATCGCTCGGATTGTTCGTCTtggttttagttttaaaatgttCAGTATTACAGGAACGAACCAACTTATCATCATACCCCCACCGTCATCCATAGCGCCCTGGCCTACATCCCAGCTATCAATGTGTCCTGACACGATAACTTGTTTTTCGGGGCTTTCTTTGCCTTTTAAATCAATAATGGTATTCCTTGATATCTTTCTGGACATAGCATAAGACATATGAATTTTAAGGACTATTTTTTCGCCAAGATTTTGAAGTCTTCTAAATAAGTCTGCGTCTTCGTGAGTTATAGCTGCAGTAGGTATTTTTGTAACATTATTTTCATAGTCCTGGGCTCCGGTGTGAAGAGAATATATAGAGAATGGTGTAATGCTTCGGACTAAAGTAGCTACAGCACCTTTTCTGGAAGCCTTTGAAGCTCCTAGACTTCTATAAACAACAGTTTCACCATAACTCACAAAAGGTGGATCAAAGACGACAATTTtcccttttattttattttcatcagtTTTTTCAAGTTCGTcaaaactttttattacaaTGGCTTCTGCTTTGATACCCTCAGCAGGAGTGCTCACGCTAGTTCCTAACCCAaggattgaaattttttttaaatatggttcGAACATGTTTGCCGATTCGTAAATACGTTGCCAGTATGGTATCTGGAAATATATAAACTtggataaataattaaaatgctaATTTAGGATTCACATACACATCTTTAAGATATCTCTTATTACATGGATAAGATTGATCAAATCAATCTGTTCTTCTCAAGATCTTCACTATGGACCAACTTAAATAggtaagtaaaaataataattcaataaaatcattgtCGATGTCAAGGTCGATACTCCGGATATTCTGGCCAGTCACTATCTCTAATAAAGATCTTTGAACTAAATATGACCAAAAccccatcgcgcaagacatttcccatcggaaatggcgttggataggacacagtctacggcgcagcggagtcaacgcaacATCCATCGCGTTTcagtggcaaccgcttggcagaagaagacctggtcgccctgaaCACACTTGGCGATGTAGCGTCTcgaggactgccaacgtgatctggagtgatgtcaaggagcaagcgcaagacagggtcaagtggacacagcttgtgagggccctatgtaccagctggataccctaggactacaacaacaacaacaacaagaaaATCATTGTTAAGATATTGTGTACGAGCGTTATAGCCTGTTAATAAGATCCTTCAACTTTAACACTGCTTCTAAAATATATCTTACGTCAACTTCTTCCGTTGTCACGTCGTTCAAGCCATTTTGTCGTGTCAGATTTACCATGTGATCTATAGCTTTTTCTAGAGCTTTACTTCCCGCCAAACGTGCTCCAAATGTATCTATGAACTTAGAATAACTGAAACACAAACGACATGTTTTTGTTACGGCACAAGGATTCAGTTTGTGTGTACGCCCTTATGATTCTAAAGTCAAGTGATTCTAAAGTGGCTTTTTCGGTGAATTCGTTCCGTATATTTCGATTAGTGGGCATGCTCTCATACATGCCTCCTATTAATCAAAAGATATGAACCTTCTACCTCGAACTACTCACCCAACatctaatttatattttactctTGTTTTGAGCTCTATTGGTAGGGCGTTTTATCTTAATTATCTGATTCAGATTAAATCTGATAGCACAGGTGCTTTACTGCAGAAACCGGTGAAGTGATGATTCTAACCAGTGCATCCTTATAACATAAAACTACGCAGCTTACTTAATAAAAGATTGAGCGATAGGCAGGATTGAAATGCTGAGGATACTACGAGTAGATGATACAGAAGCATTTTTAGGACTCGATAAACTGGATATGCTGATACTATCAGCTCAATATTCAGGACTCTTTTACTTCAACTTATGAATTCtctaacttaaataaataattggtcTATGTTGTCATAAAATGCGCATAACTACCTGTAATATCATAAGCAGTCGACAATTTTAGCTGAAACCTATCTAGAACACTTCTCCCTTGATTTTGACGACTTTTAAGCCTTATAGAAAAGtaaatattaatgatattcatatttattcaatcctaagtaaatttatttcaagACATTTATTCAGTAAACATATGCTTTTTCTTTTAGCCACAACACGTTAAGAAAACCTTTTTATGACTTCGAATTTCAAAGATATGGTATAATTTTGGATACAGACATCACGAGCAATCATATTCAATTGATTGGAATTTAAATGCAAAATTTAATGATCAGCTTTGTATATCAGTTTTGTAAGCTGAAAACACGAGTTTTGGAAGATAATGTTTTTGATATTAGAggcaatattttaaattaatttcagaaCGATTTCAAAATACTCCATATTTTAAGACTCAAATATTCTATTCAAACAGAACTAGCGATagaattgttaaatttaatgaGCACTTCAATATACTGCAATTATACGAGTACATTTATATATGATAATAAATTTAAGCTAAAATTTTTGTAGCAAAAGATAAACTCACTCTTCATACATCTTCGTTCCAAATCCTCCTGACACGATTTTATCAATAATTTGCTTTGTAACATTTTTGTATGATTGTATTTCATCAACCAACTTATTGTCTAAATTACATTCATTCTCCGGATAACTATTTATTATCACGGTACAGTTAATtgagattaaaaataatatttgcaaaaCTATTGAATACATATTGATTCTTTGGAAGTCAAGTCTTTACTGAATGGTGTCTCTTTTGTTATCTCTGTTGTTATTTGATAGTTTATTAGGGTCAACGTTTGTATTAATCGCATGCTCGTATGCTTCCATACGCACATTAAAATGAACACCTCCTTTCAAATATTTGTTATCCGATTCAAATAAGGCCAAACACAGAACGAAAATTACATTCGAAATGGTTTAGCCATTGTTGAGATTAGCTTGTACGAACTCTCATTTTTCTTCTTTGAAGGATGGCCGTTTGAATTATatctcaattattaatttatgctTTGATTtctatctttattattatatttttaaattttctatgG includes:
- the LOC101744470 gene encoding carboxypeptidase Q, with the protein product MYSIVLQILFLISINCTVIINSYPENECNLDNKLVDEIQSYKNVTKQIIDKIVSGGFGTKMYEDYSKFIDTFGARLAGSKALEKAIDHMVNLTRQNGLNDVTTEEVDIPYWQRIYESANMFEPYLKKISILGLGTSVSTPAEGIKAEAIVIKSFDELEKTDENKIKGKIVVFDPPFVSYGETVVYRSLGASKASRKGAVATLVRSITPFSIYSLHTGAQDYENNVTKIPTAAITHEDADLFRRLQNLGEKIVLKIHMSYAMSRKISRNTIIDLKGKESPEKQVIVSGHIDSWDVGQGAMDDGGGMMISWFVPVILNILKLKPRRTIRAILWTAEEPGLIGAEAYLTKHINETSNINFIMESDEGTFKPLGLDVAGSTNARCIIAEVLKLFTPIDKMKESEYPGSDMTLFVQKGIPGASLLNENERYFWFHHSEGDTMNVQNQEDVVACAAFWAAFSYVIADLSQDIPRQ